The genomic interval ACTTAGCTCTCAGGAGAGCTGCCCTTTGTTCGTAGGGCTGCTTGTCTACATCCGTCTTTGCAGACCACATCTTCCCCGAGGCCTTGGCCACCTGCACCACTGACCAGCTTGGATTCTCACTCTTGAGCTGGGCGTAGTGGTCTTGGCAGAAGAGTAGGAAGGACGATGGAGGCCGTCTGGGTGCATGGGGGTCccgctttctccttttcttcctccggCCGAAGTAATTCATCATCTCTTCTTGGTATCTGGCTTTGTCGAGCTTGGCCAGGGCTTCATATTTGGCCTTTTCATGCTTTGAGATGGATCTCCATTTTTCCGAACACTTTCTGGAAAACTCTTTAAAGCCAAGATAGGTATTGGGCTGCTGCTCCTTGAACTTGTTTCTGTAATTCAGCAAAAAGTGGATGTAAGAAGAGACATTTACCTTAGGCTTTAGCTGGTCTCTTTTCCCCATGttcataaattcattttcttttctggacCCAGTAACTTGGACAGCAGAGACCTATGTCCCTCACACTCTAGGAGCAATTAGTAGTAGGTGCTCTGCTGGCGGTGAAATTTTCTGTCTGTCTGAGCTGTAGGCAAGGGTCCGCCTTTTCAGTGGTGGTGGCATTGTTGGGTCAGAGGGGACTGTGACGTCACTCACAGGCCAGCCACTCCAGGCCAGTGCTAGTGGTATTTGCATACAGGTGCTCTTATTGGCTGGCTACTTGGAGGTCAGATTTGCTTCTTGTGGAAGATGATGGGTTACCCAGGGAAGGCTCCAGAGcaaccatgccccctgcagtctTTCTCCCTGGCTTCCTGAGGCAGCAGACTGGGCTCAGGTGGGGAGCTTTCCATCCTTTGGATGTAGTAACGAGCCGCAGGGTCTGCCTTCCTCGCCGTACGATTGTCAAGGTGCCTCCTCAACCTTTCCAAAGACAGCCTGGAAATAATGAACATGAGGAGGTGGATGGCTCCAGAGCTGTCATGATAAAATGTAAAGTCTTTCCATTTGCCTTGAACAGTGGCGAGCTCCTACCATACAAAGAGTTTAGTAGTAACTCTAAAAATAATCAGGTATGACAGCTGTGACTTGGTTCCTGTCAGGACAAAGTTATCTAATATAAAACCCAAGCACTTGGCCTCTAAGTCTGAACTCTTCGTTTCTCTGAAATGAattgggtggggatgggggtggacattggggaagaagggaggagaacCTTAAGATTTTACTAATATTACACCAGAGCCCATGAAAATGAGATAGAAAATCCTTGGCCTAACAGGAGGCCCCCTGTTCTCATCCCAGGGGTCCCCGTTTCTTGGGGTTAGAGCACAAAACTCTAGCAGCTACACTCAAACTAGTCGGCTTCTGGCTTTTTGGGGAAAAAGTTGCAAATATTCCAGTAGTCTTCCAActggagggaaaagaaaagaagagtgcCATTTCTTGAGCTTTGGACACTGCGGGGTACTTCCTTGAATGGTCATGGAGTTGCCATGACTCAGGGGTGGTTGATAGAGCCAAGTTTACAGGGCTAGAACACTGAGCCTCATTAACATAAACATTAACATATTTAAGGTAGAACAGCCACTAACAGGTTGGAGTCTGGATTTGAACTGATTAGCCTGACtcaagcctgtgcttcatccCGCCTGCATAGACACTCAAGCCTTGGTGGCCGGGGGTCTGGGTGCCTGACCTCAACAGCTGAGCCTGGCAAGCTTGCCTCAGACTAGaccaccacattaaaaaaaatgtacctttttatttatttatttgactgtgccaggtcttagttgcagcacttgggctctctctagttgtggtgtgtgggctcagttgccccacaacatgtgggatcttagtcccctggccagggattgaacctgagccccctgcattagaaggcagattcttaaccattggaccattaGAGAGGTCCCTAGAGCACATTTTGAATTTTTGCCAAGGCTTTTCCCAGGACTCTGTGACTGATTGCAAGTTCCATCTTATGTAAAATTGACTAGAGTCTTCAAGCCTAAATCCTAGCCCCAAATTGCCACACGGTAGTTGGGCTACTTAAGCCAGTCCCTTCCCAAGCCTGTGATGTCTCATCTGTGGGATCAGGGATGTAGAATCAATGTTCTACTAGCCAGGCAACACCCTCCCAGTGACTTGCTGTAATTTTGTGGCTGGACTGGGAGGGCTGTAGGATACCAGATGCCAGCCTGGGCAATCCAGGCCAATGGTGGGGGCAGAGACGTCTGGCCTGTGGGAACAGGTTCCTCTGGGGACACTTCTTAGCCTAGGGAGCTTTTCTCCACTCTGGTTCTTTCTCCCAAGGCTAGAGGTTGGCTCATCTGTTTGCTGGACAGATGGGTTGTGGATGGGTTGTGAGGAAGAACTTGCCTAATGTGCATACATGTTCATCAGGTTCAGCTCAGATGCACAAAAGACCCCAGCAGcttatctgtgtctccattcacAACCTTCCACCCCGCCTCAGAATGATAAGATCTAGGAACATCAGCCCCATAATAACCAACTGCCAGAGGATctaggaagagaagagagtgtgGCCTTTGGTGGTGGGGCCACACTCCTTTCCATCTTTCCTGCCTGCTGCTTCCTGTCCTGGGAAGCTGACCCATATGGATCATA from Dama dama isolate Ldn47 chromosome 20, ASM3311817v1, whole genome shotgun sequence carries:
- the HMGB4 gene encoding high mobility group protein B4, whose amino-acid sequence is MGKRDQLKPKVNVSSYIHFLLNYRNKFKEQQPNTYLGFKEFSRKCSEKWRSISKHEKAKYEALAKLDKARYQEEMMNYFGRRKKRRKRDPHAPRRPPSSFLLFCQDHYAQLKSENPSWSVVQVAKASGKMWSAKTDVDKQPYEQRAALLRAKYREELSVYRNQFNPPKKRLQESAMNQCRGFEQAESDTSDGSN